Proteins encoded in a region of the Planococcus citri chromosome 1, ihPlaCitr1.1, whole genome shotgun sequence genome:
- the LOC135832357 gene encoding luciferin sulfotransferase-like isoform X2, with amino-acid sequence MSTVNMNSNIIEISPAPYDPDLEKAKAKTKKTNKPFGEIIVGPRHVMFPKPYAEWADKILNMEIRKDDIWIISIPRSGTTWTEEMVWLLCNNLNYDAAKGSILHKRFMYLELAAMMGDKKLADEFWTVDKVMNAESPRFIKTHVSLELLPKQLWTVKPKIIYVYRNPKDVVISQYHFVCMINGYEGTFEEWAEIFIRDECIYNPFWTHVLDFWEFQKTHDVLFLTYEKMKEDLVSVVHKVADYLGTSLTSEQAKKLTQHLDYNSMKHNAAVNQEKQLTAFKIVEKPEDANFIRKGCSGQWKEKMTPEMIVRFDNWSKQYIAGTDFNFYE; translated from the exons TCGACTGTAAATATGAATTCGAACATCATTGAAATTTCACCGGCACCATATGATCCTGATTTGGAAAAAGCAAaagccaaaaccaaaaaaacaaataaaccaTTCGGTGAAATAATAGTGGGGCCTAGACATGTCATGTTTCCGAAACCGTATGCCGAATGGGCCGACAAAATTCTGAATATGGAAATTCGTAAAGATGATATTTGGATTATCTCAATTCCTCGGAGTG GAACTACCTGGACCGAAGAAATGGTTTGGTTATTGTGCAATAATTTAAATTACGATGCTGCTAAAGGAAGTATTCTTCATAAACGATTTATGTATCTTGA ATTAGCCGCAATGATGGGAGATAAAAAATTAGCTGATGAGTTTTGGACTGTTGATAAAGTGATGAATGCCGAATCACCTAGATTTATAAAAACTCATGTATCTTTGGAATTGTTACCTAAGCAGTTGTGGACAGTAAAACCCAAG ATAATTTATGTGTATCGTAATCCAAAAGATGTAGTCATCTCTCAATACCATTTCGTTTGCATGATCAATGGGTATGAAGGAACATTTGAAGAATGGGCTGAGATATTTATTCGAGATGAAT gtATTTATAATCCATTTTGGACTCACGTTCTTGATTTTTGGGAATTCCAGAAAACTCACGATGTATTATTTCTAActtacgaaaaaatgaaagaa GATTTGGTATCAGTTGTACACAAAGTAGCAGATTATCTAGGTACCAGTTTAACTTCGGAACAAGCTAAGAAATTGACCCAGCATTTAGATTATAATAGTATGAAACATAACGCTGCCGTTAACCAAGAAAAGCAATTGACTGCgttcaaaattgtagaaaaaccGGAGGATGCCAATTTCATTAGAAAAGGTTGCAGCGGCCAATGGAAGGAAAAAATGACACCCGAAATGATCGTCAGATTTGATAATTGGTCGAAGCAATACATCGCTGGGACGGATTTCAATTTCTACGAATGA
- the LOC135832357 gene encoding luciferin sulfotransferase-like isoform X1 produces MGVEIIIGSQSHSQSTVNMNSNIIEISPAPYDPDLEKAKAKTKKTNKPFGEIIVGPRHVMFPKPYAEWADKILNMEIRKDDIWIISIPRSGTTWTEEMVWLLCNNLNYDAAKGSILHKRFMYLELAAMMGDKKLADEFWTVDKVMNAESPRFIKTHVSLELLPKQLWTVKPKIIYVYRNPKDVVISQYHFVCMINGYEGTFEEWAEIFIRDECIYNPFWTHVLDFWEFQKTHDVLFLTYEKMKEDLVSVVHKVADYLGTSLTSEQAKKLTQHLDYNSMKHNAAVNQEKQLTAFKIVEKPEDANFIRKGCSGQWKEKMTPEMIVRFDNWSKQYIAGTDFNFYE; encoded by the exons TCGACTGTAAATATGAATTCGAACATCATTGAAATTTCACCGGCACCATATGATCCTGATTTGGAAAAAGCAAaagccaaaaccaaaaaaacaaataaaccaTTCGGTGAAATAATAGTGGGGCCTAGACATGTCATGTTTCCGAAACCGTATGCCGAATGGGCCGACAAAATTCTGAATATGGAAATTCGTAAAGATGATATTTGGATTATCTCAATTCCTCGGAGTG GAACTACCTGGACCGAAGAAATGGTTTGGTTATTGTGCAATAATTTAAATTACGATGCTGCTAAAGGAAGTATTCTTCATAAACGATTTATGTATCTTGA ATTAGCCGCAATGATGGGAGATAAAAAATTAGCTGATGAGTTTTGGACTGTTGATAAAGTGATGAATGCCGAATCACCTAGATTTATAAAAACTCATGTATCTTTGGAATTGTTACCTAAGCAGTTGTGGACAGTAAAACCCAAG ATAATTTATGTGTATCGTAATCCAAAAGATGTAGTCATCTCTCAATACCATTTCGTTTGCATGATCAATGGGTATGAAGGAACATTTGAAGAATGGGCTGAGATATTTATTCGAGATGAAT gtATTTATAATCCATTTTGGACTCACGTTCTTGATTTTTGGGAATTCCAGAAAACTCACGATGTATTATTTCTAActtacgaaaaaatgaaagaa GATTTGGTATCAGTTGTACACAAAGTAGCAGATTATCTAGGTACCAGTTTAACTTCGGAACAAGCTAAGAAATTGACCCAGCATTTAGATTATAATAGTATGAAACATAACGCTGCCGTTAACCAAGAAAAGCAATTGACTGCgttcaaaattgtagaaaaaccGGAGGATGCCAATTTCATTAGAAAAGGTTGCAGCGGCCAATGGAAGGAAAAAATGACACCCGAAATGATCGTCAGATTTGATAATTGGTCGAAGCAATACATCGCTGGGACGGATTTCAATTTCTACGAATGA
- the LOC135832357 gene encoding luciferin sulfotransferase-like isoform X3 — protein sequence MNSNIIEISPAPYDPDLEKAKAKTKKTNKPFGEIIVGPRHVMFPKPYAEWADKILNMEIRKDDIWIISIPRSGTTWTEEMVWLLCNNLNYDAAKGSILHKRFMYLELAAMMGDKKLADEFWTVDKVMNAESPRFIKTHVSLELLPKQLWTVKPKIIYVYRNPKDVVISQYHFVCMINGYEGTFEEWAEIFIRDECIYNPFWTHVLDFWEFQKTHDVLFLTYEKMKEDLVSVVHKVADYLGTSLTSEQAKKLTQHLDYNSMKHNAAVNQEKQLTAFKIVEKPEDANFIRKGCSGQWKEKMTPEMIVRFDNWSKQYIAGTDFNFYE from the exons ATGAATTCGAACATCATTGAAATTTCACCGGCACCATATGATCCTGATTTGGAAAAAGCAAaagccaaaaccaaaaaaacaaataaaccaTTCGGTGAAATAATAGTGGGGCCTAGACATGTCATGTTTCCGAAACCGTATGCCGAATGGGCCGACAAAATTCTGAATATGGAAATTCGTAAAGATGATATTTGGATTATCTCAATTCCTCGGAGTG GAACTACCTGGACCGAAGAAATGGTTTGGTTATTGTGCAATAATTTAAATTACGATGCTGCTAAAGGAAGTATTCTTCATAAACGATTTATGTATCTTGA ATTAGCCGCAATGATGGGAGATAAAAAATTAGCTGATGAGTTTTGGACTGTTGATAAAGTGATGAATGCCGAATCACCTAGATTTATAAAAACTCATGTATCTTTGGAATTGTTACCTAAGCAGTTGTGGACAGTAAAACCCAAG ATAATTTATGTGTATCGTAATCCAAAAGATGTAGTCATCTCTCAATACCATTTCGTTTGCATGATCAATGGGTATGAAGGAACATTTGAAGAATGGGCTGAGATATTTATTCGAGATGAAT gtATTTATAATCCATTTTGGACTCACGTTCTTGATTTTTGGGAATTCCAGAAAACTCACGATGTATTATTTCTAActtacgaaaaaatgaaagaa GATTTGGTATCAGTTGTACACAAAGTAGCAGATTATCTAGGTACCAGTTTAACTTCGGAACAAGCTAAGAAATTGACCCAGCATTTAGATTATAATAGTATGAAACATAACGCTGCCGTTAACCAAGAAAAGCAATTGACTGCgttcaaaattgtagaaaaaccGGAGGATGCCAATTTCATTAGAAAAGGTTGCAGCGGCCAATGGAAGGAAAAAATGACACCCGAAATGATCGTCAGATTTGATAATTGGTCGAAGCAATACATCGCTGGGACGGATTTCAATTTCTACGAATGA
- the eIF3f1 gene encoding eukaryotic translation initiation factor 3 subunit F, which yields MALNLMLKVHPVVLFQIVDAYERRNVDAYRVIGTLLGTVEKGVVEATNCFCVPHKEHEDIVEAELIYAKDLYDMNQQVNKQEVIVGWWATGHTVTSHSSVIHEYYSRECSNPVHMTLDTTLKGGHLGLQAFVNVTVGVPGGKTGSHFTPIPVEVASYEPEVISLRLCQKTIALSQKCVEPTDDLERIVEAADKLKGLIDNVLAYVEDVIIGKREPDNEIGRTLLDMVHSVPKMSSEQFQNMFNSNVKDLLMVLSLAQLIHTQLQLNEQLTFLTTI from the exons atggcTCTGAATTTGATGCTGAAGGTGCATCCGGTTGTATTATTTCAAATCGTCGATGCATATGAAAGGCGTAATGTCGATGCTTATCGAGTTATCGGTACTCTCTTGG gaactGTGGAGAAAGGCGTCGTAGAAGCCACCAACTGCTTTTGTGTTCCTCATAAAGAACATGAAGATATT GTGGAAGCAGAATTGATCTACGCTAAAGATTTGTATGATATGAACCAACAAGTGAACAAACAGGAAGTCATTGTTGGATGGTGGGCTACCGGACACACTGTAACGTCACACTCATCTGTCATTCACGAATATTATTCTAGAGAATGTTCAAATCCGGTCCATATGACTTTGGATACAACACTCAAAGGTGGTCATCTCGGATTACAAGCATTCGTAAA TGTAACTGTTGGAGTACCCGGTGGTAAAACTGGATCACATTTTACACCTATTCCCGTCGAAGTTGCTTCATACGAACCTGAAGTTATATCTC tACGTCTATGCCAGAAAACCATCGCTTTGTCTCAAAAATGTGTCGAACCTACAGACGATTTAGAACGTATAGTCGAAGCTGCCGATAAACTGAAAGGTTTGATAGATAATGTTCTCGCTTACGTCGAAGATGTTATTATTGGAAAACGTGAACCGGATAACGAAATTGGTAGAACGTTGTTAGATATGGTACATAGTGTACCGAAAATGTCATCTGAACAGTTCCAGAATATGTTCAACTCTAATGTTAAG GATTTATTGATGGTTCTATCGCTGGCGCAATTAATTCATACGCAGTTGCAATTAAACGAACAATTGACCTTCCTTACTACCATATAA
- the LOC135832352 gene encoding nuclear factor related to kappa-B-binding protein → MDDILLQNFPKSSPTSHKRHSLKYEECLINGEKIKLPQALCENTELFQVLFSVDSWNAFTEQQRRHLMQFLPNFEENDAEEKSCTLKLLFSGEEFRFGANPLTEFCDKLNTGFYRSDIVNMQKLVMKARYREYLKKQRIYYYKVLKHSLTMRHKLLENVSDLQRGSTLPSASVGTSPSSLKRKMERISLEKRVKHRYFQELSSIKKEIGDSSDSSYDENYPEGFIPPPFTKKHRKQICVLEESFNEEFEQPTISTLSRPDCLDLSRLVLNVDNPFDMTEDKYKEMVKQYHKYNRNLHPHLKIQKKSKPNKSPVVLKASKEIKPVRRRRTRKPAATATSPKQSPLKSIELIKSESQPIDDNFSSPPVTNSFTFVEVPPAESKFNSVQVKQEVDEFPIVKTEPSISEEVMMKNELAMKEEQDNAVAALLKQEEEEAKVNEYIKNEESKSSVLLFDEFNHHVDVNNDKAQADFLLTPESYNVALHSVVTNDSSSFSKSLSSDKNTPTETPNISEVDNLTFESLSIDQIAETTFASSPSVSSCISTCGNATSTQRISPTVTDLDNMNVMDLGPMNVEENEPPPTRDKPPPELMHNAHTCFFSLIREIVCSTWDHRMDLRNLQKRVDTWYDNAVSPLNSWYTNQSWPSLLQNAVTFLAGQCPDDLLPTDYVPYIDYKANLDIYQWIGAGRDSDAKLMLLCEAWLKNKDEVAARVVEDESIIPFVLREEFDVKREQRSVSPASSRFPTDWVVKPSSFEEKEDFRKQEYHRFQNPNTPFVYRIHGYQTVVGPVNMNHVLPNNAKINKGSSLLIESRPYFVTILALVQDAAARLPNGEGTRQDIVTLLKDSQYLSNNVMNCILHGAVTYALEKLQIESDPCVKYDARRKIWIYLHRSRTISDFEMIEAVKPKISRKTPVWKLRKDFAPVTNVASVKPDFRSTDPINVRVTKEPKANARGPKNAVVKSADAKPVAKRATTAQRNTKDEKTKLPQTAIIQTTIPDTVCQNIDKLADSQIISFQTAAVAEKPRAVVRTPDAKASPKPVAKTVRPSIIKKAIIKEGFTTSPATNNLTKTNIADAKSIIASSSILSPNTIVKLINAKTLTSNEAVKCAKPITQISPQQIVVIKQEDNSDKKHTVVLKQVQPGQTPQQRIALANLQKTQRQQQQKQLEQQLINADTRNCNVVENRSNEVQKVTSDGVEMSKQDLLEKHQKQLQQLLVKHQNELKMQQSGASKDQPVQSVTIQQPKTLPKQMIVIKQNQGQIVAETQNVLNEEESPSQNTKHISASPLVILNKQQYQQQVSNSKHQIIQLSGQQLSTQHIQQLLLKQQQPIKRANPQQQIVMLKPEPQQQGQQQIVMLKQQPQQQQQLVMIKQATQQNQKIQQKQPQPQIIQIANSAGIMTPYSADITKLQAAVSSTSTARLQKIQTSVTPAIIQNSKPVTVLATGTTISVAVSKPSLPTYTVVALNQQPKMFTQNNQNVQILTPAATTVNNNQTVVLPTTSGGALTLLQQTPVQQVLLPSAFNAPGMINLKTLQGLKVIPISAQNAGSLRGQPVITRLVNSNAIRPVVIQEDINSANVSNSNVTHQ, encoded by the exons ATGGACGACATACTGCTGCAAAATTTTCCGAAGTCATCCCCAACATCTCACAAAAGACACTCATTGAAATACGAAGAATGTTTGATAAACGGCGAAAAGATCAAGTTACCTCAGGCACTCTGCGAAAATACGGAATTGTTTCAAGTTCTGTTTTCGGTGGATTCGTGGAACGCGTTCACAGAACAGCAGAGGAGACACTTGATG CAATTCCTGCccaatttcgaagaaaatgacGCTGAAGAAAAGTCATGCACTTTGAAATTACTATTTTCTGGCGAGGAATTCCGTTTCGGTGCTAATCCTTTAACTGAATTCTGCGATAAATTGAACACAGGATTTTACAGAAGTGATATAGTCAACATGCAAAAACTCGTGATGAAAGCTAGATACAGAGAATATTT aaaaaaacaacgcaTATATTACTATAAAGTACTTAAACATAGTTTAACAATGCGTCataaattattagaaaatgTATCAGATCTACAACGGGGCTCCACTTTACCTTCGGCGTCCGTAGGTACTAGTCCTTccagtttgaaaagaaaaatggagCGTATTTCATTAGAGAAAAGGGTAAAACACCGATATTTTCAAGAGTTGAGTTCgattaaaaaagaaataggCGATTCGAGTGATAGCTCATACGATGAAAACTATCCAG AGGGCTTTATACCACCTCCGTTCACTAAAAAACACAGGAAACAAATCTGCGTTTTAGAAGAATCTTTTAATGAAGAGTTCGAACAACCGACTATATCAACCTTATCTAGACCTGACTGCTTGGATTTAAGTCGTTTAGTGCTGAATGTTGATAATCCTTTCGATATGACTGAGGACAAGTATAAAGAAATGGTTAAGCAGTATCATAAATATAATCGTAATTTACAT CCTCAtttgaaaatacagaaaaaaagtaaaccTAATAAATCGCCTGTGGTGCTCAAAGCTTCTAAAGAGATAAAGCCAGTTAGAAGAAGAAGAACTAGAAAGCCCGCTGCAACTGCGACTAGTCCGAAACAGTCGCCTCTG aaatcaattgaattaattaaatcTGAATCGCAACctattgatgataatttttcaagtccTCCAGTCACTAATTCGTTTACTTTTGTCGAAGTACCTCCTGCTGAATCGAAATTCAACTCTGTACAAGTAAAACAAGAAGTCGATGAATTTCCAATCGTAAAAACCGAGCCAAGTATATCGGAGGAAGTGATGATGAAGAATGAATTAGCCATGAAAGAAGAGCAAGACAATGCAGTAGCGGCATTACTTaaacaagaagaagaagaggctAAAGTAAACGAATACATAAAAAATGAGGAAAGTAAATCATCGGTTTTACTATTCGACGAGTTTAATCATCACGTTGATGTAAACAACGACAAAGCTCAAGCTGATTTCCTCCTGACTCCAGAAAGCTATAACGTTGCGTTGCATTCTGTTGTCACTAATGATAG TTCCTCATTCAGCAAATCTTTAAGCAGTGATAAAAACACACCAACCGAAACACCAAATATATCAGAAGTTGATAACTTGACTTTTGAATCTTTATCAATCGATCAAATTGCAGAAACTACATTTGCAAGTTCACCTTCAGTATCTTCTTGTATTTCAA CTTGTGGAAATGCTACTTCAACTCAGAGAATTTCACCAACCGTTACCGATTTGGATAATATGAACGTAATGGATTTAGGCCCTATGAATGTTGAAGAGAATGAACCACCGCCCACTCGAGATAA gCCGCCGCCTGAACTGATGCATAATGCTCATACCTGCTTCTTTAGTTTAATAAGAGAAATTGTTTGTTCTACTTGGGATCATAGAATGGATTTGCGTAATTTACAAAAACGTGTAGATACGTGGTACGATAATGCAGTTTCTCCACTCAACAGTTGGTACACTAATCAATCGTGGCCTAGTTTATTACAAAACGCGGTTACATTTCTAGCTGGACAGTGTCCTG ATGATTTACTACCAACCGATTACGTGCCGTATATCGATTACAAAGCAAATTTAGATATTTACCAATGGATTGGCGCTGGCCGCGACTCCGATGCTAAGTTAATGCTTTTATGCGAGGCATGGCTGAAAAATAAAGACGAAGTAGCTGCGCGAGTGGTCGAAGATGAATCTATAATTCCGTTCGTGCTTCGCGAAGAATTCGATGTGAAACGCGAACAAAGATCAGTTTCTCCTGCTTCTTCAAGGTTTCCAACTGACTGGGTCGTTAAGCCTTCTTCGTTCGAGGAAAAGGAAGATTTTCGGAAACAG GAATACcatcgttttcaaaatccaaatacACCATTTGTATATCGTATTCATGGGTATCAAACTGTAGTAGGTCCTGTCAATATGAATCACGTGCTTCCAAATAATGCCAAAATTAATAAAGGCAGCTCCTTACTTATTGAAAGCAGACCTTATTTCGTTACTATTTTAGCTTTAG TTCAAGATGCAGCCGCTCGGTTACCAAATGGAGAGGGTACTCGACAAGACATTGTTACCTTACTAAAAGATTCTCAATACTTATCTAATAATGTAATGAACTGTATACTTCACGGTGCGGTTACTTACGctttagaaaaattacaaattgaatCGGATCCGTGCGTCAAATACGACGCTAGAAGGAAAATTTGGATTTATCTTCATAGATCGAGAACGATTAGTGATTTTG AAATGATCGAAGCTGttaaaccgaaaatttcaagaaaaactccAGTTTGGAAACTACGTAAAGACTTCGCTCCTGTAACAAATGTTGCATCTGTAAAGCCTGATTTTCGATCAACGGATCCGATAAATGTTCGCGTTACTAAAGAACCCAAAGCGAATGCCAGAGGACCTAAGAACGCAGTTGTTAAATCAGCTGACGCTAAGCCTGTCGCCAAAAGAGCAACTACTGCTCAACGCAATACTAAAGATGAAAAGACTAAATTACCTCAAACTGCGATCATTCAGACTACAATACCAGATACCGtttgtcaaaatattgataaattagCAGATTCGCAAATTATTAGCTTTCAAACTGCCGCGGTTGCGGAGAAACCCAGAGCAGTTGTTCGCACTCCTGATGCGAAGGCTTCTCCTAAACCTGTTGCCAAGACAGTTCGGCCGTCCATTATCAAAAAAGCTATTATCAAAGAAGGTTTTACAACTAGTCCTGCGACAAATAATTTAACT aaaaccAATATTGCCGATGCTAAGTCAATTATTGCCAGTTCCAGTATTCTTTCTCCAAATACTATTGTTAAATTAATCAATGCAAAGACATTAACGAGCAATGAAGCCG tGAAATGCGCCAAACCCATCACTCAAATCTCTCCTCAACAAATAGTAGTAATTAAACAAGAAgataattctgacaaaaaacacACCGTTGTGCTAAAACAAGTGCAACCAGGGCAAACTCCTCAGCAACGAATAGCGCTTgcgaatttgcaaaaaactcaaCGACAGCAGCAGCAGAAGCAATTAGAACAACAACTGATAAACGCCGATACACGCAATTGTAATGTCGTCGAAAATAGATCGAACGAAGTACAAAAAGTGACTTCGGATGGGGTGGAAATGAGTAAGCAAGATTTACTTGAAAAACACCAGAAACAACTGCAGCAATTACTAGTGAAACATCAAAACGAGCTGAAAATGCAACAAAGCGGAGCCAGTAAAGATCAACCTGTGCAAAGCGTTACAATACAGCAACCTAAAACCTTACCGAAACAGATGatagtaataaaacaaaaccaaGGTCAGATCGTAGCTGAAACGCAAAACGTGCTGAACGAAGAAGAATCGCCCTCACAGAATACCAAACATATTTCTGCGTCGCCTTTAGTTATTCTGAATAAACAACAATATCAGCAACAAGTATCGAATTCGAAACACCAAATTATACAATTATCAGGCCAGCAATTATCAACGCAACATATTCAACAATTATTGCTAAAACAACAACAGCCGATAAAACGTGCTAATCCGCAACAACAGATAGTGATGCTGAAGCCCGAACCGCAGCAGCAAGGCCAACAGCAGATCGTTATGCTGAAACAGCAACCTCAGCAACAACAACAGTTAGTAATGATTAAGCAAGCAACGcagcagaatcaaaaaattcagcagaaacAACCTCAGCCGCAGATTATACAGATAGCAAATAGCGCCGGTATCATGACTCCTTATTCGGCGGACATTACAAAG CTGCAAGCTGCCGTATCTTCAACTTCCACTGCtagattacaaaaaatacaGACTTCTGTGACCCCTGCAATTATTCAGAATTCAAAACCTGTAACAG ttttGGCGACTGGTACTACAATTTCAGTTGCTGTTAGTAAACCGAGTCTTCCCACGTATACAGTTGTAGCTCTGAATCAACAACCAAAGATGTTTACGCAGAATAATCAA AATGTACAAATTCTCACTCCGGCCGCTACAACCGTTAATAATAATCAGACCGTGGTATTGCCTACTACATCGGGAGGAGCTCTAACGTTACTTCAGCAAACGCCAGTTCAACAAGTTCTTTTACCTTCTGCTTTTAATGCGCCTGgtatgataaatttgaaaacattgcaAGGCCTCAAGGTTATTCCGATTTCTGCCCAAAATGCTGGATCTCTGAGAG GACAACCTGTTATTACCAGGTTAGTTAATTCAAACGCGATTCGACCTGTTGTAATTCAAGAAGATATCAACTCAGCTAATGTATCAAATTCTAATGTAACGCATCAGTAA